The Dyadobacter sandarakinus DNA window ATGCCGTTTTCCAGTGCCCGATCATTGCTCTTCTGGATTGTTTCACCGTCAGCAACCGGGTCCGAATAAGGCATACCAATCTCAACCAGATCAGCACCCCCGTCCTGTAATGCCTGCAAAACGCGGCGGGTATCTGAAAGTTCCGGGAAGCCTGCTGTGAAATACACGTTCAGGAAACCTGATCCGGTATTTTGTGGCTGGCTTTGAAAAAGTGATGTAATGCGGTTCATTCCTGAGTCCAGTAATCCACTACCAATACTTTGTCAAGATAGGGTCCGAGCACTTTGCCGAATGCTTTGTGATCAGGATGCGGAAGGTACACTTCACGGCCGGCCTCATTCTCGAATGTCACAAAAAATACGTGCGTAAAACCTTGTGACAATCCTTCCGGGCTGTTGTTTGTGCCCCATTCAAGGCCTTTGATCTCCTTGATTTTCTTAGGCAATGCCTTAAATGCTTCCTCTACTTCCTTCACTTGCGCCGGCGTAGCGGAGTCTTTAAATTTAAACAAAACAACGTGACGCAGCATTTTTTTGGAAGTGGTTTGAGCTTGAACAAAATTGGCCGATGCGACCATCAGCATCAGGGCACCGATCAGGTATTTAATCTTCATTGGTAACTGGGTTTTAGAAAAAGGTGAAAATGCAATAATCGAAACTAGGCCGAGCAGTTGAGGCATTCGCCGTCTTCACTGAACTTGGTACGGTCAAATTCGCCCAGCTTTTCTTTCAGTTCAAGAATTTCGTCCTCGATGTCGCACCTTTCAAAAAGGGAAAGCGTACCGGAGTTTACCTTGGTTTCGAGTTCCTGAATTTTCAGGCGCACGTCAAAAACCTCCGGCAATGTTAGTGTAGCCATATCGGTAATTATTTATGATTTAAAATCAGACAATATACTTCATGTAAGTTCCCATATCCTTGTCTCCCCTACCCGACAAGTTCAAAACCACGGTTTCGTTCGGAGATGCATTCAGCCGCCCCAGTACGGCCAGAGCGTGGGACGATTCAAGAGCGGGAATAATGCCTTCCAGGCGGGTCAGCTCAAAGGCAGCCTGTACCGCTTCTTCATCCGTGGCAGACATGAAAATTCCCCTGCCGCTGTCAAACAGATACGCATGCTGCGGACCGATACCCGGATAATCCAGACCTGCGGAAATGGAAAAAGGCTCAACCACCTGGCCATCTTCGGTTTGCATCAGGATCGTGCGGCTGCCGTGCAGTACGCCGGGCTTGCCCAGGGCAGTAGTAGCAGCAGAATGCCCGGACTGTATGCCCATTCCGGCGGCTTCCACGGCTACCAGCTTTACATTTTCCTGATCCAGGTAATGAAAAAACGCTCCTGCCGCATTGCTGCCGCCACCTACACAAGCCAGTACATAATCCGGATTTTCACTGCCGGTATGTTCTTTCAGCTGCCATTTGATTTCCTCAGAAATAATAGACTGAAACCTGGCCACCATATCCGGATAGGGATGCGGGCCTACTACCGACCCGATAATGTAATGCGTATCCACAGGATTATTGATCCAGTGGCGCATGGCTTCATTGGTGGCATCTTTCAGGGTACGTGAGCCGCAGGTAGCCGGCCGCACCTCTGCGCCCAGCATTTTCATCCGGGCCACATTCGGCGCCTGACGTTCAATGTCGAGCTCGCCCATGTACACAATGCATTCCAGGTCCATCAGCGCGCATACGGTAGCCGTAGCTACGCCGTGCTGCCCTGCACCAGTTTCGGCCACAATGCGCTGCTTTCCGAGCCTTTTAGCCATCAGAATTTGTCCGATGGTGTTGTTGACCTTGTGCGCACCGGTATGGCAGAGATCTTCCCGTTTCAGAAAAATGTTTGTTTTATACTTTTCTGAAAGCCTGTTGGCCCGGTACAAAGGTGTGGGCCTGCCTACATAGTGCCGCAGAAGGTCACTGTATTCTTTCTGAAAAGAAGGCTCAGCAATGATCTGCAAGTAATTTTCACGAAGCTCCTCTACATTCGGGTATAACATTTCGGGAATGAATGCTCCCCCAAAATTTCCATAGTAGCCGTTGCCGTCAACCTGGTATGACTTCTTTTCTGCTGCGATTTCCATATTTCCAATCAGGCTTCCGCCTCCTCCTGCTCTTTGACACGTACTGTATTGAACAATTCTTCCAGCATGGCAATATCCTTTACGCCGGGCTCGGTTTCAAACCGGCTGTTGACGTCGATGCCGTAAACCGGCATGGTACGGGATAATGCAATCACTTCGTCTATGTTATCAAGACTAATTCCCCCGCTCAGCAGGAAAGGCTTTTCATTATCATACTTTTTAAGAACCTGCCAGTCAAAAGGCAGCCCGTTTCCGCCCGGATTCTCTCCTTTTGTGTCAAACAAAAACATATCGCAGTAGGATTTGTAGTTGTTCAGCATGGTAAAGTTGAAACTTGCGTCAATAGAAAATGCCTTGATCACATTCACACCTTTCTGACGGATGCTGCGGCAAATGTCGGGCATTTCGTTACCGTGAAGCTGCGCATACTGCAAGTCGTACTTTTTGACCATGTTGAGGATATAGCCCGGATTTGCATTGACAAACACGCCTACTTTCTTGATGTTTTTCGGAATGCTTCTGATGTACTCCTCGTTCAGCTCTTCTCCAACAAAGCGGGGCGATTTATCATAGAAAATAAACCCGATAAAGTTAGGCTGTAAAGCAACCACCTGCTCAATATTATCTTGCCGGCGCATTCCGCATACTTTGATTTTCATAAAACCAGAGGATTTAAATTGCTATGTTGAGTTAGTTCAAGTTGCAGATTCGCCAGTGCGGCCCCGGGATCTGCGGTTTTCATGAATGTTTCACCAATCAGAAAACCTTTGTAACCATGTTTGTAAAGGTGGACGATTTCATCAGCGCCCTGCAACCCGCTCTCTGATATCTTAACAAAAGACGCCGGGATCTGTTCACTTAAAGCAACAGATGTTTCAATGGACGTGACAAACGTCTTAAGATTCCGGTTATTTACGCCTACGATATCTACCTCGTCTGTAAGGCATTCAGACAGTTCTTCTGCGTTGTGCACTTCCAGCAGTACTTCCAGCCCCAGCTCATGCGCCTTGCGGCTCAGTGACTTTACTTCGGCAGGAGAAAGGCAGGCGGCGATCAGCAGAATTACATCCGCCCCGATCGACTTAGCCTCGTACAGCTGGTATTCGTCCACCATAAAATCTTTACGTAACATCGGGGTGCCGGTATTGGCCTCCCGGGCACTGCCGAAATCGGCAAATGAGCCGCCAAAGAAGTCGGTGTCCGTCAGTACGGATAGTGCAACTGCTCCCGCAGCAACATAGTCACGAGTGACTTGCGCAGGCGTCACCTGATCATTGATGATACCTTTGGAAGGCGATTTCCTTTTGAATTCTGAAATAATCCGGGGTGCCGCAGCATCGGACAACGCTGTGGCAAGAGAAATGGTTGGACGGGTAAAAAGACGACTGTTTTCCAGCTGTGCAATGCTTACACGCTTTTTCGACTCACTGACTTCTTCCTTTTTTCGGGCAACGATTTTTTCTAATATGTTCATTTCAGAGTGCTTGTCTCCGGATTAATCTGCTATCAATTTTTTGAAACTGTTCAGGGCCCTGCCGCTTTCAAGCGATTCCCGTGCCATGGCTACGGAGTCGGTCAGTGAAAGTTGCGGATCTGAGCAATGCAGGGCCAGCGCTGCATTGGCAAGTACGGCCTGCTGCTGGGACGGGGTTGCGTCTCCGCGAAGTACATTCATAAAAATCCTGGCTGACTCCTCCACTGTTTTTCCGCCCGATAATTCCTCAGCGCGCACGGTTTTCAATCCCAGATCAGAGGGGCTAAGAACTTGCTCGGTGTGAGCGGCGATGATTTTGAAAGGACCTGTTAATGACACTTCGTCGTAGCCGTCTAATGCATGGAGAACCAGAAATTGCTTGTCCGTCTGTTGGTAAAGATATGCAAAAAGACGCGCTAATTCAAGACTGAAAACGCCTACAAGCTGCTTTTGGGGAGATACCGGATTGACCATCGGACCCAGCATATTGAAGAAGGTTTTAACCCCAAGTTCTTTCCTCACAGGGGCCACATTCTTCATCGCCGGATGAAAAAGCGGGGCATGCAGAAAGCATACATTCGCCTCTTCGATCTTGCGTTCAAGCTGATCTTTTTCATTGGTAAATTTCACCCCGAGGTATTCCAGCACCGTCGAAGATCCGCAAAGTGAGGATACGCCGTGGTTGCCGTGCTTGGCTACACGCTGGCCTGCGCCGGCAACCACAAAGCAGGAGAGTGTCGAAATATTGAAGGTATCCTTTCCATCGCCCCCCGTGCCGCATACGTCGATAGGGTCGTAAGCCGACAAGTCTACCGAAAGGCAAAGTTCCAGCATGGCATCGCGAAAGCCCTGAAGCTCTTCCACGGTAATGCTCCGCATGGCATAAATGGTCAGGAAAGAGGCAATTTCAGAGGTAGAATACTTGCCGGTACTGATTCCGATGAGGGCGTCTTTGGATTGATCTTTACTTAATACCTTGTACTCAAAAAGATGGTTTAAAATCTCTTTCATATTGATGCATGTGGGTATAATAACAGTTCATTGTCAGGGCGGGTAATCAGTATTCGAGCCAGTTCTGCAGCATTTCCCTGCCATGTTCCGTGAGCACCGACTCCGGGTGAAACTGCAATCCTTTCACATCATACTGACGATGTGAAAGCCCCATAACCCTGCCTTTTTCATCCAATGCCGTAATCTTGATATTTTCGGTAAATGTGTCCGGCATGACCGTCCAGGAGTGATAACGGCCTACTTTGATCTTGTCGGGCAAACCTTTGAAAATGCGCTCGGATGAGTCGGTTACGATGGCCGTATCACTGATTCCATGCAGCACGTCGGTCATGTTTTCGAGCGTGGCACCGTACACCTCCCCTATTCCCTGATGCCCGAGACAGATGCCGAGGATGCTTTTGGAAGCACCGTATTCGCGGACAAGCTCATGCATAATGCCAGCTTCGGACGGTATTCCCGGACCGGGTGAAAGGAGGATTTTATCATATTTGCCTACATCTTCCAGGCTGATTTTGTCATTCCTGAAAATATCCACCTGGTCGTGCAATTCGCGGAGGATGTATACCAGGTTGTAGGTAAAAGAGTCGTAATTATCGAGGACAAGGATTTTCATAATATGGTGCGTTTTCCGGACTAGATTTCTTCTGCAACTTCAATGGCTTTTCTTAATGCAGCAAGCTTGTTATTGATCTCCTGCAGCTCACTTTCAACATCGGATTTGGCTACGACGCCCATCCCGGCACGGTAAAAAAGGGTATTATCCTTACTCAGGAAAGTACGTATGGCGATGGCATGGTTGAAGTCACCGTTGAAATTCATAAACCCGATGGCCCCGCCGTAAATACTCCTGTTGCTGCTTTCCATCTGGTCAATCAGCTTCATGGCATTGTGTTTGGGCGCGCCCGACAGTGTACCCGCAGGAAAAGTGTCTGCTACCAGCTGCAATGGATTGACATCGGGCTTCATTTTGCCTACTACCTTGGAAACTAGGTGGATAACATGTGAGTAGTACTGCACTTCCTTGTAGTTGGTTACACGTACCTGGTCACAGCTGCGGCTGAGATCGTTCCGGGCAAGGTCTACCAGCATGACGTGCTCGGCCGTTTCCTTGGGATCGTCGAGCAGCTGCTGAGCCGCCTCTGCGTCTGCCTGATCGTCGCCGGTACGCCGGAAAGTACCGGCAATAGGGTGAATTTCGGCCTGACCGTTTTTGATGAAAATCTGCTTTTCCGGAGAAGATCCGAAGATTTTGTAGCTGCCATAATCAAAGTAAAAAAGGTAAGGCGAAGGGTTGATCGACCGCAATGCGCGGTACACATTGAATTCGTCTCCTTTGAAGTTCCTGCTGAAACGCCGCGAAGGCACAATCTGGAACACATCGCCCCGCAGGCAGTGGTCAATTCCCTGGCGGATAACCTTCCGCATTTCGTCGTCGGTTACATTGGATGTTTCCTCCGAAATTGTCTCAAACCCGTACTTCGGATAGTTCCGGTTCCGTATCAGTATTTCAATCTGTTCGAAATTGCTTTCCTTGTGGTTGTCGCCATAATTATGCTCAAAAATGTAAAGCTCATTTTTGAAATGGTTGATGGCGATGACGTACCGGTATACCTGGTAAAAGATCTGATCAATATGCGTTTCAGCATTGGGGGCCTGTATGTCGATATCTTCAAAATACTGCACCGAATCATAAGTCATATGCCCAAAAAGTCCGTTTGAAATGAAGGAAAACGGACTTTTTTCTCCTTGAAAGCTTTTTGCAAACCGGTACAGATGCTGCACTGCATCCCGGCGGTCAGCCAGCTCGACAACATCCGTGCTGCCATCCGGGAATTGCTTGGTAATCTGGTTATTGTTCAGCTTAAAAGAGGCCACCGGATCGCAGCAGATATAGCTGAAAGAGTTTTCATTACCGTGATAATCAGAGCTTTCCAGCAGAACCGTATTAACATACCGGTCTCTTAATTTCAGATAAATGGACACCGGCGTAAATGTGTCGGCGAGGAGCTTTTTGTAGTGGGTTTGTATGGTAAAAACCTTATTAAGCAATTCCATAGGATGGTGATTTGAAAGGGTTGAAAACAAAAAAAGCGGCTCGCTGTTAAGATGAACAGCGAGCCGCCTTGAGAGTATATTTTCTTCATTATACCTGGCAATAGGCTATACGTTCATCTTTGTTAGATGTGTACGCCACCACCAGCTGATGTTAAATGAAGATTTCATGTTCTTGTTTAATTTCCTTTTACGAAATACGGTACTTGCAAATATAAAAATGATTTGCGGTTTTTAACATTTCTCTAATGTAATTTTAAAATGTAAGGCTTAATGCCAGAGATCCGGATCCATTGGCAGGATTAAAAGCCGGTTGCAGGCGGAAAGTCAGCGATTCGCCCCGGCGCATCAGCTCTCTTTTAACACGTGTAGCCTTGGAGCCGTTTTTACCTGCTTTTACAAAACCAACCGTACCAAAGGTTACCGCACCCGCAAATCCACCGATCATCATCCAGGCTCCCTTGATGGCCCGCTTTTCGTCCTGGTAAGTCGCAAAATTACCATTGGCATCCGTAGCGCCCGCCACAATGCCCGTACCTATGCCTGCTACCAGCATGCCGGTTGCAATTCCGGCGATGCCCATAGCCATTCCACCCTTTGATTTACCCTTGTAGAAGCGGTAGGTTGACCGCAGGCGGTCATTATTGGCATTTTGCAACCCGGCTTCGAAGTCATTCCTGGGAGCCGGAGCCGCAGGCCGTGCCTGTACCGGAGCCCCGGACTGGGAAGGTGTATAATAATTTTGTACTTCCAGTGAGGCTTCAAATGTTTCCACTTCCCCATTGCCGTACTGAATGGATGCGATCTCATTTTTCCTCACGGTAAAAAGCGGTCCTTCCGGGTCGGTCAGCTTTTTGTACTTGACTGCACTGTCGTCCACTTCGTGTATAAACACTTCGAGCTTAGTATTGTTGCGCAGGTTGATCACGTCGGGCTTACGGGCATTTTGCGCCTGTGTGGTAAGTGCTCCAAGCAGCATAACAAAAATGAAAACGATCGTGCTGGAGAGTAGTTTCTGATTCATCGGGGATAAGAAAGAGGATGTTGAATAAACAGTAAGAAATCGCCGCAAAACTAAGCGCTATCACAAAGAGAACCGGACGGAGAGTCGGGCCAACTTATTAAACGGATCAAAAGCAGGCGAGATCCGCATGAAAGTCAGTGGCTGGTTGCGCCGTTCTAGCTCGTTTCTGGCTTTTCTGGCACGACTGCTGTGTATGGCAAAATTCCGGAAGGTTACAAGTGCCAATACTCCTCCGGCTATCGGACCTGCGACGGCCAGGGATGTGCCGAATATCTTATCGTCGTGATCCTCCCCTGTACTGATGATCACCAATCCTGCCACCAGCGATGCAGCTGCAAAGGAAGTAAATACAATAGCGCCGTTTCTGTTGTTAGCAGCCTTGTCGTGATGGTACCTGTATTTATCCCGCAACTGATCCGAATTAGCCATGACAATGCTTTTTTCAAATGGATCTTGCGGCAGATTGCTGAGGTCTGCATACTGCCCAATGGTATCCGGCGGCGTATGTACAGCCATCACGGAGTCGCGGACATTGACTGTCTTGCCGTTTTTCAGGAGTACTTTGGCGACCTGCTCGAGGTAAATGTATTTGCGGGCACTATCAGCCGTGCTCAGGTCACGGTAGTTGATCTTCTCGTAGGTCATTTGGGTGATCAGCGCCTGGATACGCGAGCTGTCGCGCCTGATGATGACATCGTTTTTCCGGACAGACTGTGCAGAGGAGAGAATGCCGTAGAAAAACAGCAGAAGGAAAAGAAGAATCGTGCAGGGTAATGTGTGTAATTTCATTTTATCGAGCATTTATAGTGGTAAATAAGTTTATGTCAAACCTACATAAACTTATTTTTCCCCCGCAAGCTCTCCCTGAAAATTACCCCCCATATTTATCCAGCTGCTTCACAAGTACCTCAAAATCCTTTGGATAAGGTGCTTCAATGCGAACCGGATCACCATTCATCAGGGCAAATGAAAGCGCATGCGCATGCAATGCCACCCGCTGGATCAGCGGCTGCTCCTCCGTTTCCTTTTTGAGGTTAAACTTTCTTTTTAAAGTAGAAAGATAAATGGGCTCACCGCCATACTGGGGGTCGTTCACGATGGGTGCTTTGAGGCACGACAAGTGAATGCGTATCTGGTGCATGCGACCGGTTACAGGAATGCATTCCACCAGCGAGTAGCCGCGGTATACTTTTAGGGTGTTGAAAATAGTTTCGGCCATCTTTCCCTCGGCACGGTCAATCTTCACGGCAGTTCCATTTTTAAGGGGTAAAATGGGCAGGTATACCGAAATACTGTCGAGCTGGTGCACGCCGGTAACAACGGCATGGTAGCGCTTGGTCACTTCGCGGTGCTCAAACTGCATGGCAAGGTGCCGGTAAGCGGCCGGATTTTTGGCAAATGCCAGTACTCCGGAAGTTTCTTTGTCAAGGCGGTGTGCAGCCTGTAACTCAGAATTATACTCTTTGGCCAGCCTCAGCACACTTCCGCCACGGTCGGCGGTACGCTCATCCAGCGTGGCCAGGTGCGGCGGCTTATTGACTAGTAGGAAATCCTCATTTTCAAAAATGATGAGGTCTTTAAAATTAACTTTCATGCCTTTCAGACCAACGCATTTACTTTCGTTGGATTGGGATTAATGGTGTCAGACTCAACCAGTCCGTCGCGCAAACGTACGATACGGTGCGCATAATGTGCAATATCTTCTTCGTGGGTCACCATCACAATG harbors:
- a CDS encoding Dabb family protein, yielding MLMVASANFVQAQTTSKKMLRHVVLFKFKDSATPAQVKEVEEAFKALPKKIKEIKGLEWGTNNSPEGLSQGFTHVFFVTFENEAGREVYLPHPDHKAFGKVLGPYLDKVLVVDYWTQE
- the trpB gene encoding tryptophan synthase subunit beta, which codes for MEIAAEKKSYQVDGNGYYGNFGGAFIPEMLYPNVEELRENYLQIIAEPSFQKEYSDLLRHYVGRPTPLYRANRLSEKYKTNIFLKREDLCHTGAHKVNNTIGQILMAKRLGKQRIVAETGAGQHGVATATVCALMDLECIVYMGELDIERQAPNVARMKMLGAEVRPATCGSRTLKDATNEAMRHWINNPVDTHYIIGSVVGPHPYPDMVARFQSIISEEIKWQLKEHTGSENPDYVLACVGGGSNAAGAFFHYLDQENVKLVAVEAAGMGIQSGHSAATTALGKPGVLHGSRTILMQTEDGQVVEPFSISAGLDYPGIGPQHAYLFDSGRGIFMSATDEEAVQAAFELTRLEGIIPALESSHALAVLGRLNASPNETVVLNLSGRGDKDMGTYMKYIV
- a CDS encoding phosphoribosylanthranilate isomerase, translating into MKIKVCGMRRQDNIEQVVALQPNFIGFIFYDKSPRFVGEELNEEYIRSIPKNIKKVGVFVNANPGYILNMVKKYDLQYAQLHGNEMPDICRSIRQKGVNVIKAFSIDASFNFTMLNNYKSYCDMFLFDTKGENPGGNGLPFDWQVLKKYDNEKPFLLSGGISLDNIDEVIALSRTMPVYGIDVNSRFETEPGVKDIAMLEELFNTVRVKEQEEAEA
- the trpC gene encoding indole-3-glycerol phosphate synthase TrpC, which produces MNILEKIVARKKEEVSESKKRVSIAQLENSRLFTRPTISLATALSDAAAPRIISEFKRKSPSKGIINDQVTPAQVTRDYVAAGAVALSVLTDTDFFGGSFADFGSAREANTGTPMLRKDFMVDEYQLYEAKSIGADVILLIAACLSPAEVKSLSRKAHELGLEVLLEVHNAEELSECLTDEVDIVGVNNRNLKTFVTSIETSVALSEQIPASFVKISESGLQGADEIVHLYKHGYKGFLIGETFMKTADPGAALANLQLELTQHSNLNPLVL
- the trpD gene encoding anthranilate phosphoribosyltransferase gives rise to the protein MKEILNHLFEYKVLSKDQSKDALIGISTGKYSTSEIASFLTIYAMRSITVEELQGFRDAMLELCLSVDLSAYDPIDVCGTGGDGKDTFNISTLSCFVVAGAGQRVAKHGNHGVSSLCGSSTVLEYLGVKFTNEKDQLERKIEEANVCFLHAPLFHPAMKNVAPVRKELGVKTFFNMLGPMVNPVSPQKQLVGVFSLELARLFAYLYQQTDKQFLVLHALDGYDEVSLTGPFKIIAAHTEQVLSPSDLGLKTVRAEELSGGKTVEESARIFMNVLRGDATPSQQQAVLANAALALHCSDPQLSLTDSVAMARESLESGRALNSFKKLIAD
- a CDS encoding anthranilate synthase component II; the encoded protein is MKILVLDNYDSFTYNLVYILRELHDQVDIFRNDKISLEDVGKYDKILLSPGPGIPSEAGIMHELVREYGASKSILGICLGHQGIGEVYGATLENMTDVLHGISDTAIVTDSSERIFKGLPDKIKVGRYHSWTVMPDTFTENIKITALDEKGRVMGLSHRQYDVKGLQFHPESVLTEHGREMLQNWLEY
- a CDS encoding anthranilate synthase component I family protein; translation: MELLNKVFTIQTHYKKLLADTFTPVSIYLKLRDRYVNTVLLESSDYHGNENSFSYICCDPVASFKLNNNQITKQFPDGSTDVVELADRRDAVQHLYRFAKSFQGEKSPFSFISNGLFGHMTYDSVQYFEDIDIQAPNAETHIDQIFYQVYRYVIAINHFKNELYIFEHNYGDNHKESNFEQIEILIRNRNYPKYGFETISEETSNVTDDEMRKVIRQGIDHCLRGDVFQIVPSRRFSRNFKGDEFNVYRALRSINPSPYLFYFDYGSYKIFGSSPEKQIFIKNGQAEIHPIAGTFRRTGDDQADAEAAQQLLDDPKETAEHVMLVDLARNDLSRSCDQVRVTNYKEVQYYSHVIHLVSKVVGKMKPDVNPLQLVADTFPAGTLSGAPKHNAMKLIDQMESSNRSIYGGAIGFMNFNGDFNHAIAIRTFLSKDNTLFYRAGMGVVAKSDVESELQEINNKLAALRKAIEVAEEI
- a CDS encoding RluA family pseudouridine synthase — encoded protein: MKVNFKDLIIFENEDFLLVNKPPHLATLDERTADRGGSVLRLAKEYNSELQAAHRLDKETSGVLAFAKNPAAYRHLAMQFEHREVTKRYHAVVTGVHQLDSISVYLPILPLKNGTAVKIDRAEGKMAETIFNTLKVYRGYSLVECIPVTGRMHQIRIHLSCLKAPIVNDPQYGGEPIYLSTLKRKFNLKKETEEQPLIQRVALHAHALSFALMNGDPVRIEAPYPKDFEVLVKQLDKYGG